The following coding sequences are from one bacterium SCSIO 12741 window:
- the sprA gene encoding cell surface protein SprA: protein MPKIQVMPVDSGDSDDVKLRYPFRDTESTEVSGEEPSLGLGDPGNIKTEVKYNPETGQYEVTKTMGDGIDYRPPTYMDFDEYMEYTRKKTLSDYWKEKKTAEEEFEEGGSGGGSKAFRPELKIKSKVFDRVFGGNTIDIRPSGSAELSFGARISRTDNPVIPVRNRRITTFQFDQNMQINVIGNVGDKLKITTNYNTQSTFDFQNQFKMDYTGYEDEMLQKVELGNVSMPLNSQLITGSQSLFGIKTKFQFGRLTMTTVLSQERGQKSEVETKGGAQISDFEVKADNYEADKHYFLDQYFRDQYEEAVSDPMVLNTTVNVTRVEVWVTNTRTDPNARDIIAFQDLGTGGMDFTKFFNARWVRGTSPPWPDNSHNSLYFTVNDPATGFGDNRTIDQAIPVLQNDLGLDPRLDFQKVELARKLEPSEYTLHPQLGYISLKQRMNSNQVLAVAYEYTVNGEVYQVGEFSVDLAEPAPLLVKMLKSTELNTRVPMWDLMMKNIYSIGAYRVKKDGFKFNVWYLDQNRGVDINFLPEDEINDFSLIQLLGMDSLDFNGRQRSDGVFDFVDKITINTENGRIIIPRLEPFGDGLRRAFESIDGITPQRVEALMDLYSFDSLYTNTQADAKVKWPERNRFTLKGEYQSESSNEIALNAMNIPEGSVTVTAGGRQLVENQDYTVDYTLGRVKIINQSIIESNTPIKVNLESNQLFAQQQKNFLAHRMDYKISDDFIIGGTLMHLWERPLTQKVDIGYEPISNWVWGVDLAYKTELPWLTRVIDKIPGIDTKEKSTLSVSGEFAQILPGHSNAIGKDGNSYIDDFEGSQNTIDLRSFSTWFLAGTPKEQLEEFPEGNLFDNVAKNFNRALFNWRVVDPIFYQNQAPPNIQGDQEQLSNHFVRQVFVEEVFPNRQLAVGQNTNISMLDMTFYPSERGFYNYDIDGLDPNGNRYSAGVNEGGLLNEPATRWGGIMRRIDQNDFEAANIEYIQFWVMDPFNEDYEGGAEKGYLYFNLGNISEDVMNDGLNIYEQLLPNNEAEATDINFGVTSEWGRVTQGTPFATGFDNDPATRPYQDVGLDGFRSEEEAEFYSDFLTKAEGAITDQVALELLKADPSTDDYHYFRGDDYDNDALSIMERYKKYNGTEGNSPTEEQYRSQNSGGYSTAASIRPDKEDINGDNVVNPVEAYYQYKVEISQEALDPSNIGNNFINDILVTSTSTVDGRKRDIKWYQFRIPIRTNKKTKHGNINDFRSIRFIRMFMKGFKDPQTLRFARLELVRGEWRRYLGDIDDNTEGITSDIEADFTVGAVNIEENSGKTPVNYVLPPGIQREINVNTTSLQQINEQSLQMTVCGLEDGKAQATYRNTDLDLRMYGRVKMYVHAESLANQDEISDGDVTVFVRFGTDFVNNYYEYEIPATITPAGYYNPDHEPAQREVWPLENEIDLPLDVLTNLKIARDRLLLDGASDMLSRKRYSEPYENGTVYVVGNPNLGGVRTIMIGIRNPRAPDGSTSDDGMPKCAEVWVNELRLSDFDQTNGWATVGQANLKMADLANVSVTGGMSTPGWGSIDKKVSERQKETKRNINVTTSVNLDKFLPEQWGVKLPMYASYSADLEDPLFTPLAPDIEFKDYVKAFDDKAQRDSVKKVSRDRIIRKSLNFTNVRKERTKTDGKKTPIDISNFTASYAYSEENHTNYETERDLTRNQKGTLTYNYGFSPKPIKPLSKAKFLKGSKYLKLAREMNFYVLPKNISFNTSMNRLYNAYKVRNNNPGITARLPEFYNKQFNWNTDYAVKYDLTKNLSLDFRAANQSLIEEPDGAAERGRNEEITLENGETIGQYDYWKQEVWSNILSGGERMNYNHSLNISYKIPLNMIPATDWINSTLRYGSTYSWQRSPLGREEFGNIIQNSNTISANGTFSFKRLYNKWGYLKKVEQKARRHQQMKDRQKAKERAQKNKNKEITENADGESAPDEPKKSKQKSNYKMGDRMVKFLMMVQNATLTYSLNKGTMLPGFNQSNSFVGTNGNFSNPAPGWGFVFGQQGGFDGTDETEFWTHAARKGWLEQNPNLNNRVSQTETENISFRATAEPIRSLRINFTANRKQSTNNSLFYRYNPDSLSSDGTNWFEQSPTVSGNYSVSFFALRTSLVRDDPVSGSNRVFEQFLANREVISQRQADEPGSNSNGEHLKNDGYADGYGPTSADVLIPSFLAAYSGKDASTSKLNFRDILPSINWRLTYNGLSKIPAFKNLFKTVTISSGYTSSMTVANFVNNQRWQEDSIFYDLDSNFVTEFQYNSVTISEQFSPLINLDLQWKNKITTRFELKTGRTVALNVGSAQIMEQKTRTYVIGLGYQFPFTFPVKINGKNPQSDIKLRGDFSIRQNSTIIRKIVENTHTPTAGQDVLSVKVTADYQLTQALNLRLFYDYVLNTPKISNSFKTANTNFGISIRFSIS from the coding sequence ATGCCCAAAATTCAGGTAATGCCTGTGGACTCGGGGGATTCAGATGATGTGAAGTTGCGTTACCCTTTTCGAGATACAGAGTCAACCGAAGTTTCCGGAGAAGAGCCCAGCCTGGGGCTTGGAGATCCGGGTAACATCAAAACCGAAGTAAAATACAACCCCGAAACCGGCCAATACGAAGTCACCAAAACCATGGGTGATGGAATTGATTACCGCCCCCCCACATACATGGACTTTGACGAGTACATGGAGTACACCCGCAAAAAGACCTTAAGCGACTATTGGAAAGAAAAGAAAACAGCCGAAGAAGAATTTGAAGAAGGTGGATCGGGTGGAGGTTCTAAGGCCTTTCGTCCGGAGCTGAAGATTAAGAGTAAAGTCTTTGACCGCGTTTTTGGTGGAAACACGATCGATATTCGACCATCGGGTTCTGCTGAATTATCTTTTGGAGCACGAATTAGCCGGACCGATAATCCGGTTATTCCGGTTAGAAACCGACGCATCACCACCTTCCAGTTTGACCAGAACATGCAGATCAATGTGATTGGAAATGTGGGGGATAAACTGAAAATTACCACCAACTACAACACACAATCCACCTTCGATTTCCAGAACCAGTTTAAGATGGACTATACCGGTTACGAAGATGAGATGCTGCAAAAAGTAGAACTCGGAAACGTGAGCATGCCGTTGAATAGCCAGCTGATTACGGGTAGCCAAAGTTTGTTTGGAATCAAAACGAAGTTTCAATTTGGCCGCTTGACAATGACCACGGTTCTTTCGCAGGAAAGAGGACAGAAGTCGGAAGTGGAAACCAAGGGTGGTGCGCAGATTAGCGACTTTGAAGTAAAGGCCGACAACTACGAGGCCGATAAACACTACTTCCTGGATCAATATTTCCGCGATCAATATGAAGAAGCGGTTTCGGATCCAATGGTACTCAATACTACAGTCAACGTAACCCGGGTGGAAGTTTGGGTAACCAATACCCGTACTGATCCAAATGCTCGTGACATTATCGCCTTTCAGGATTTGGGTACTGGTGGAATGGATTTCACTAAGTTTTTTAATGCTCGATGGGTCCGTGGTACAAGCCCTCCCTGGCCGGATAACTCGCACAACTCCTTATACTTTACAGTGAACGATCCTGCAACAGGATTTGGAGATAACAGAACCATCGACCAGGCGATTCCCGTCCTGCAAAACGACCTTGGACTTGACCCCCGACTTGACTTCCAAAAAGTAGAATTGGCCCGTAAACTGGAGCCCAGTGAATATACCCTTCACCCGCAGTTGGGGTACATCTCATTGAAGCAACGAATGAATTCCAATCAGGTTCTGGCTGTGGCTTACGAATACACCGTGAACGGAGAAGTGTATCAGGTAGGGGAATTCTCAGTAGACTTAGCCGAGCCTGCACCGCTGTTGGTGAAAATGTTGAAGAGTACCGAGCTTAATACCCGCGTTCCAATGTGGGATTTGATGATGAAAAACATCTATTCAATCGGTGCTTATCGGGTGAAAAAAGACGGATTTAAATTCAACGTTTGGTACCTGGATCAAAACCGAGGAGTAGATATCAACTTCTTACCCGAAGATGAGATCAACGACTTCAGCTTGATTCAGCTGTTAGGAATGGATAGCCTTGACTTTAATGGCCGCCAGCGTTCGGATGGGGTATTTGACTTCGTTGACAAAATCACCATTAATACCGAGAACGGTCGAATCATCATTCCTCGACTGGAACCTTTTGGAGATGGACTGCGGAGGGCCTTTGAAAGCATTGATGGAATAACTCCTCAACGGGTGGAGGCCCTGATGGATTTATACTCCTTCGACTCGCTCTATACCAACACCCAGGCCGATGCCAAGGTGAAGTGGCCCGAACGAAATCGATTTACACTGAAAGGGGAGTATCAATCGGAATCGAGCAATGAGATTGCGCTGAATGCCATGAACATTCCCGAAGGATCGGTTACCGTAACGGCTGGTGGACGTCAATTGGTCGAAAACCAGGACTACACCGTGGACTATACCTTAGGCCGGGTAAAAATCATCAACCAAAGTATTATTGAATCCAACACCCCAATTAAAGTGAACCTGGAGAGTAACCAGCTCTTCGCTCAGCAACAAAAGAATTTCCTCGCCCACAGAATGGACTACAAAATCAGTGATGACTTCATTATTGGTGGTACATTGATGCACTTGTGGGAACGTCCTCTGACTCAGAAAGTGGATATCGGATACGAGCCTATTTCAAACTGGGTATGGGGAGTAGACCTGGCCTACAAAACTGAACTTCCCTGGTTGACACGGGTCATTGACAAGATTCCTGGAATTGATACCAAAGAAAAATCCACCCTTTCGGTAAGTGGTGAATTTGCTCAGATATTGCCGGGTCACTCCAATGCGATTGGTAAAGACGGAAACTCCTACATCGATGATTTTGAAGGAAGTCAAAACACCATTGACCTCCGTTCTTTCAGTACCTGGTTTTTAGCTGGTACTCCTAAAGAACAATTGGAAGAATTTCCCGAAGGAAATCTTTTCGACAACGTAGCCAAGAACTTTAACCGAGCCTTGTTTAACTGGCGTGTAGTTGACCCGATATTCTATCAGAATCAAGCACCACCTAATATTCAGGGCGACCAGGAGCAGCTGTCCAATCACTTCGTACGTCAGGTATTTGTAGAAGAGGTATTCCCCAATCGTCAATTGGCCGTTGGACAGAATACGAACATCTCTATGCTCGATATGACCTTCTATCCTTCTGAGCGGGGTTTTTATAACTACGATATCGATGGATTGGACCCGAATGGAAATCGTTACTCCGCTGGGGTAAATGAAGGAGGGCTTTTGAATGAGCCTGCCACGCGTTGGGGAGGTATTATGCGTCGAATTGATCAAAACGACTTTGAGGCTGCCAACATTGAGTATATCCAGTTCTGGGTAATGGACCCCTTTAACGAAGACTACGAAGGTGGAGCTGAAAAAGGATACCTCTACTTTAACCTGGGTAACATTTCTGAGGATGTAATGAACGATGGTCTGAACATCTACGAGCAATTGCTACCTAACAACGAAGCTGAAGCCACCGATATCAATTTTGGAGTGACCTCTGAATGGGGACGTGTTACACAAGGAACTCCATTTGCAACAGGATTTGACAATGACCCAGCAACCCGCCCCTATCAGGATGTAGGGTTGGATGGATTTAGAAGTGAAGAAGAGGCCGAATTCTACAGCGACTTTTTGACCAAGGCAGAAGGAGCCATCACCGATCAAGTAGCTCTTGAATTGTTGAAGGCTGACCCTTCTACAGATGACTATCACTACTTCCGTGGAGACGATTACGACAACGACGCCTTGTCCATTATGGAGCGTTACAAAAAGTACAACGGTACAGAAGGTAACTCACCTACGGAAGAGCAATATCGTTCTCAGAACTCGGGAGGATATTCCACCGCCGCTTCTATCCGTCCGGATAAAGAGGATATTAACGGTGACAACGTGGTGAACCCTGTAGAAGCTTACTACCAGTATAAGGTAGAGATTTCTCAAGAGGCCTTGGACCCATCCAACATCGGAAACAACTTTATCAACGACATTTTGGTAACCAGCACCTCTACGGTTGATGGCCGTAAAAGAGACATCAAATGGTACCAATTCAGAATTCCAATCCGAACCAACAAAAAGACCAAGCACGGTAATATTAATGACTTCCGCTCTATCCGTTTTATCCGGATGTTTATGAAAGGATTTAAGGATCCTCAAACCCTTCGTTTTGCTCGATTGGAGCTGGTCCGTGGAGAGTGGCGACGTTACTTAGGTGACATTGATGATAACACCGAAGGAATTACCAGTGATATTGAGGCTGACTTTACCGTAGGAGCTGTAAACATTGAAGAAAACAGTGGCAAGACTCCAGTGAACTATGTATTGCCTCCGGGAATTCAACGTGAGATCAATGTGAACACCACCAGTTTGCAGCAGATCAATGAGCAGTCTTTGCAAATGACCGTATGCGGATTGGAAGATGGTAAAGCTCAAGCGACTTACCGGAATACAGACTTGGATTTGAGAATGTATGGCCGGGTGAAGATGTATGTTCACGCTGAGTCATTGGCCAATCAGGATGAGATTTCTGACGGAGATGTAACCGTGTTTGTTCGTTTTGGAACAGACTTCGTGAACAACTACTACGAGTACGAAATTCCAGCCACCATTACTCCAGCCGGATATTACAACCCAGATCATGAGCCTGCCCAAAGAGAAGTTTGGCCTCTTGAAAATGAAATTGACCTACCTCTGGATGTGCTGACCAATCTGAAAATTGCCCGAGACAGACTGCTCTTAGATGGTGCCAGTGACATGCTCAGTAGAAAACGATACAGCGAGCCCTATGAAAATGGTACCGTGTATGTGGTAGGTAATCCAAACTTGGGTGGGGTAAGAACCATTATGATCGGTATTCGAAATCCAAGGGCACCAGATGGATCCACCAGCGATGATGGGATGCCTAAGTGTGCCGAGGTGTGGGTTAACGAATTGCGACTTTCTGACTTTGATCAAACCAATGGATGGGCGACGGTAGGGCAGGCCAATTTGAAGATGGCCGACCTCGCCAACGTTTCTGTAACCGGAGGAATGAGTACTCCAGGATGGGGAAGTATCGATAAGAAGGTGAGCGAACGGCAGAAAGAAACCAAACGGAATATCAACGTTACCACGAGCGTGAATTTGGATAAATTTCTACCTGAGCAATGGGGTGTGAAATTGCCTATGTATGCCAGCTACAGTGCCGACTTAGAAGATCCGTTGTTTACTCCACTGGCTCCGGATATCGAGTTTAAAGATTACGTTAAAGCCTTTGATGATAAGGCTCAAAGAGACTCGGTGAAGAAGGTTTCGAGGGATAGGATCATTCGAAAATCGTTGAACTTTACCAACGTTAGAAAGGAGCGAACGAAAACGGATGGCAAGAAAACACCCATCGATATTTCCAACTTCACGGCTTCCTACGCCTATTCGGAAGAAAACCACACCAACTACGAAACCGAACGAGACCTTACCCGAAACCAAAAAGGAACCCTGACCTACAACTACGGATTCTCTCCAAAACCTATAAAACCTTTATCCAAAGCCAAATTCCTCAAAGGATCGAAGTACCTGAAACTGGCCCGGGAAATGAACTTCTATGTTCTGCCGAAAAACATCAGTTTCAATACCTCGATGAACCGATTGTACAACGCCTATAAGGTGCGAAACAACAACCCGGGTATTACGGCTCGCCTTCCTGAATTCTACAACAAGCAGTTCAATTGGAACACCGATTATGCGGTGAAATACGACCTGACAAAAAACTTGTCTTTGGACTTTAGGGCAGCCAACCAATCCTTGATTGAGGAGCCAGATGGAGCTGCAGAAAGAGGGCGGAACGAAGAAATTACCCTGGAAAATGGAGAAACGATAGGGCAGTACGATTACTGGAAGCAGGAGGTGTGGAGTAATATCCTATCGGGTGGAGAACGGATGAATTATAACCACTCGTTGAATATTTCCTATAAGATACCATTGAACATGATTCCTGCTACCGATTGGATCAATTCGACCTTGCGGTATGGATCAACCTACAGTTGGCAACGATCGCCTTTGGGAAGGGAGGAATTCGGAAACATTATCCAAAACTCCAATACCATTAGTGCCAACGGAACCTTCTCCTTTAAGCGACTCTACAACAAGTGGGGATATTTGAAGAAGGTAGAGCAAAAAGCCCGCCGCCACCAACAAATGAAAGACCGCCAAAAAGCCAAAGAAAGAGCCCAAAAGAATAAGAACAAGGAGATTACTGAAAATGCAGATGGTGAGTCTGCTCCGGATGAACCTAAAAAGTCGAAGCAAAAGTCGAACTATAAAATGGGTGACCGAATGGTGAAGTTCCTGATGATGGTTCAAAATGCGACCTTGACCTATAGTTTGAATAAGGGAACAATGCTTCCTGGATTTAATCAGAGCAATAGCTTTGTAGGAACCAACGGTAACTTCTCTAATCCAGCACCAGGTTGGGGATTTGTATTTGGTCAGCAAGGTGGATTTGATGGAACAGATGAAACCGAGTTTTGGACCCATGCTGCCCGTAAAGGATGGCTGGAACAAAACCCAAATCTGAACAACCGGGTAAGTCAAACCGAAACCGAAAACATTTCCTTCCGAGCTACAGCCGAACCGATTCGAAGCCTGAGAATCAACTTTACGGCCAATCGGAAGCAGTCAACGAACAACAGTTTATTCTATCGCTACAATCCGGATTCATTAAGCTCAGACGGAACCAATTGGTTTGAGCAGAGTCCGACCGTTTCAGGAAATTATTCGGTAAGTTTCTTTGCCCTTCGAACTTCTTTGGTTCGGGATGATCCAGTTTCGGGATCCAACCGGGTTTTTGAGCAGTTTTTGGCCAACCGGGAGGTGATTTCTCAACGACAAGCGGATGAGCCAGGCTCCAATTCGAATGGTGAGCACTTGAAGAATGACGGTTATGCAGACGGATATGGACCAACCTCTGCTGATGTATTGATCCCATCCTTCCTGGCTGCTTATTCCGGAAAGGATGCGAGTACGTCCAAACTGAATTTTAGAGACATCTTGCCAAGTATTAACTGGAGGCTTACCTACAATGGATTGAGCAAAATACCCGCGTTTAAGAACTTGTTTAAGACCGTTACCATCAGTTCAGGATATACTTCCTCGATGACAGTGGCGAATTTTGTAAACAACCAACGCTGGCAAGAGGACAGTATCTTCTATGATTTGGATAGCAACTTTGTGACCGAATTCCAATACAACTCGGTAACCATTTCAGAGCAGTTTAGTCCGCTTATTAATTTAGACCTTCAGTGGAAAAATAAGATCACCACACGATTTGAATTAAAGACGGGTAGAACCGTTGCCCTGAATGTGGGTAGTGCCCAAATTATGGAGCAGAAAACGCGCACCTATGTGATTGGATTGGGGTATCAGTTCCCATTCACCTTCCCGGTTAAGATTAACGGGAAAAATCCACAGTCAGACATTAAGCTCCGGGGTGATTTTTCCATTCGACAAAACTCCACTATTATCCGTAAAATAGTTGAGAATACCCATACGCCCACTGCTGGACAGGATGTACTCTCCGTAAAGGTTACAGCAGATTACCAGTTGACCCAGGCTTTGAACTTGAGACTCTTCTACGATTACGTGCTTAACACGCCGAAGATCTCCAACTCCTTTAAGACGGCTAACACCAACTTTGGTATTAGCATCCGCTTTAGCATCTCATAA
- the ruvA gene encoding Holliday junction branch migration protein RuvA has protein sequence MIEFIQGRLIEKNPAYAVIDCNGVGYILNISVYTYEKMGNDEACKLLTHLVVREDAHTLFGFADASERQLFRNLISVSGVGPNTARIILSSYKPADLMEAIINENVTLLKSIKGIGAKTAQRVILDLKDKIQKEEPQLEISSISNNTTRNEALSALVALGFDRPRSLKVLQKVLSGADADISVEQVVKEALKYF, from the coding sequence ATGATAGAGTTTATTCAAGGGAGATTGATCGAAAAGAATCCCGCCTATGCAGTGATTGATTGCAATGGAGTGGGCTACATTCTGAATATTTCCGTGTACACCTACGAAAAAATGGGCAATGATGAAGCGTGTAAGTTATTAACCCACTTGGTAGTAAGGGAAGATGCTCACACACTTTTTGGCTTTGCCGATGCTTCTGAAAGGCAGTTGTTTCGCAATTTGATATCCGTAAGTGGAGTAGGGCCTAATACCGCTCGAATTATTTTATCCTCCTACAAACCCGCCGATTTGATGGAAGCCATCATTAACGAAAATGTTACGCTTCTTAAATCTATCAAGGGGATTGGAGCAAAAACAGCCCAACGGGTGATCCTCGATTTGAAGGATAAAATCCAGAAAGAAGAACCCCAACTTGAAATTTCATCCATCTCAAACAATACAACAAGAAATGAAGCGTTATCTGCTCTTGTGGCGCTGGGCTTCGATCGTCCGCGATCGTTGAAGGTGTTGCAGAAAGTGTTAAGTGGAGCGGATGCCGATATATCGGTAGAGCAAGTAGTAAAAGAGGCTTTAAAATATTTTTAA
- a CDS encoding NADP-dependent malic enzyme yields the protein MRKTKNRKKEALDYHSQGRKGKIEVRPTKPYTSQRDLSLAYSPGVAEPCLEIADETSKVFEYTAKGNLVAVISNGTAVLGLGDIGPEASKPVMEGKGLLFKIFADIDVFDIEVDATDIDEFVRTVKNISPTFGGINLEDIKAPEAFEIERRLKEELDIPVMHDDQHGTAIISAAALVNALELSEKDIDKIKIVVSGAGASAISCARLYAALGAKKENIIMCDSKGVIKSSRGNLDQYKSLFANEVEANTLEEAMVGADVFLGLSRGNIVNADMVRTMAPNCIVFALANPDPEIPYKEAIGAREDIIVATGRSDHNNQVNNVLGFPFIFRGALDVQATAINEAMKLAAVRAIAELAKEPVPEEVNIAYNVTNLTFGKDFIIPKPLDFRLLEVVAPAVAKAAIESGVAKKTITDWDKYREELQHRMGLDNKLVSGLVERAKKDKQKVVFAEADNYKVLKAVQIVHDEGIAEPILLGNRERIHRLIDQFEMDLQDVQIIDPRSKEQEDKRKEFGQHFYDMRKRKGFTLYESVKAMRERNFFGAAMVKWGEADAFISGMTRNYPDTLKPPLQVIGVGSRYKTLAGMYILNAKNGPLFLADTTINFNPDARQLATIAVQVAEAIKGFNIQPRMALLSYSNFGSSKGEDAAKVKEAVAILHQEHPEIIADGEIQANFALNREMTEELFPFSLLTKKRVNTLIFPNLSAGNIAYKLLQEMSDIEAIGPVLLGMKKPVHVLQLGSTVREIVNMVTIAANDAQQRKIKGKTGMEDQTQPVL from the coding sequence ATGCGGAAGACGAAGAATCGAAAAAAAGAAGCTCTTGATTACCATTCGCAGGGTAGAAAAGGAAAGATCGAAGTCAGACCAACCAAGCCGTATACCTCACAGCGCGATCTGTCTTTGGCCTACTCTCCGGGCGTTGCTGAGCCTTGTCTGGAAATTGCAGATGAGACCAGCAAAGTATTTGAATACACCGCTAAGGGAAATCTCGTAGCTGTTATTTCTAACGGTACAGCAGTACTGGGGTTGGGTGACATCGGCCCGGAAGCTTCAAAACCGGTAATGGAGGGGAAAGGACTTCTCTTTAAAATATTTGCGGATATCGATGTATTCGACATTGAAGTGGATGCCACCGATATTGATGAATTTGTTCGTACCGTAAAAAATATTTCTCCCACCTTCGGAGGAATCAACCTGGAAGATATCAAGGCTCCCGAAGCCTTCGAGATAGAACGGCGTTTGAAAGAGGAGTTGGATATTCCGGTCATGCACGATGATCAACATGGTACAGCTATTATTTCAGCGGCTGCCTTGGTCAATGCTCTGGAACTCTCCGAAAAAGACATTGATAAAATCAAAATTGTAGTGAGCGGAGCAGGGGCAAGTGCCATTTCCTGTGCGCGACTCTACGCTGCTCTTGGTGCCAAGAAGGAAAACATCATCATGTGCGATAGCAAAGGGGTGATTAAATCTTCTCGTGGAAACCTGGATCAATACAAAAGCTTGTTTGCCAACGAGGTGGAAGCCAATACCCTGGAAGAAGCTATGGTAGGTGCGGATGTTTTTCTGGGATTGTCTCGGGGAAATATTGTGAATGCCGATATGGTTCGAACCATGGCTCCCAATTGCATCGTGTTTGCCTTGGCTAACCCTGATCCTGAAATTCCTTACAAGGAAGCCATTGGTGCTCGTGAAGATATCATCGTGGCAACCGGTCGTTCGGACCACAATAACCAGGTGAATAACGTACTTGGATTCCCGTTCATTTTTCGGGGTGCCTTAGACGTTCAAGCCACAGCGATCAACGAAGCCATGAAATTGGCAGCTGTAAGAGCTATTGCCGAATTGGCGAAGGAACCGGTGCCCGAAGAGGTAAACATTGCTTACAACGTTACGAATCTGACTTTTGGTAAGGACTTTATCATTCCAAAGCCCCTCGACTTCCGGTTGCTGGAAGTGGTGGCTCCTGCTGTGGCTAAAGCAGCTATTGAATCTGGAGTGGCCAAAAAGACCATCACTGATTGGGACAAATACCGCGAAGAGCTTCAACACCGAATGGGGCTTGACAACAAGTTGGTAAGCGGCCTGGTAGAAAGAGCCAAAAAAGACAAACAAAAGGTAGTGTTTGCAGAGGCCGACAACTACAAAGTTTTGAAGGCGGTTCAAATCGTACATGACGAGGGCATCGCCGAACCGATTCTACTCGGTAACCGGGAACGAATCCATCGATTGATTGATCAATTTGAGATGGATTTACAAGACGTTCAAATCATCGATCCTCGCAGCAAGGAACAAGAAGATAAACGCAAAGAGTTTGGGCAGCATTTTTACGATATGCGCAAACGCAAAGGCTTCACTTTGTATGAAAGTGTAAAAGCCATGAGGGAGCGAAACTTCTTTGGCGCTGCCATGGTTAAGTGGGGAGAAGCTGATGCCTTTATTTCCGGTATGACCCGCAACTACCCAGATACCTTGAAGCCACCTCTTCAGGTGATTGGTGTGGGAAGCCGATATAAGACCCTTGCCGGAATGTATATTTTGAATGCTAAGAATGGACCTCTGTTTTTGGCGGATACTACGATTAATTTTAATCCCGATGCACGTCAGTTGGCAACCATTGCCGTTCAAGTGGCAGAAGCCATCAAGGGATTCAACATACAACCCCGGATGGCTTTGCTGTCCTATTCCAATTTCGGTTCTTCTAAAGGAGAAGATGCAGCCAAAGTGAAAGAAGCTGTGGCCATTTTGCACCAGGAACATCCCGAAATTATCGCCGACGGAGAAATCCAGGCCAACTTTGCACTAAACAGAGAAATGACTGAAGAACTCTTCCCTTTTTCCCTGTTGACTAAAAAACGTGTGAATACACTTATCTTTCCAAACCTATCTGCAGGAAACATTGCTTATAAACTCCTTCAGGAAATGTCTGATATCGAAGCTATTGGCCCGGTGTTGCTTGGCATGAAGAAGCCTGTACATGTACTGCAACTTGGAAGCACGGTTCGAGAGATAGTAAACATGGTGACCATCGCAGCTAACGATGCTCAGCAACGAAAAATCAAAGGAAAAACCGGTATGGAGGACCAAACACAACCCGTATTATGA
- a CDS encoding NAD-dependent deacylase has translation MERNRSDKPRLIVFSGAGMSAESGIATFRDNGGLWEQYRVEEVATPEAFQRNPELVLEFYNQRRRRIGEVEPNAAHKAFTELEQDFEVIVVTQNIDNLHERAGSSKVVHLHGEITKARSAAFPELIYDIEYRDIQLGDLCDKGHQLRPHIVWFGEMVPMLDHAAEIMQTADILVVIGTSLNVYPAASLVNYVPAHCTRYLVDPNLSQEEYGNQFIVRTGTAVDIVPGLVKELLAQKGKW, from the coding sequence ATGGAAAGAAATCGCAGCGATAAACCGCGATTAATTGTTTTTAGTGGAGCTGGAATGTCGGCTGAAAGTGGCATCGCCACGTTTCGCGACAATGGTGGTTTATGGGAGCAATACCGCGTGGAAGAAGTAGCCACTCCAGAAGCCTTTCAACGAAACCCGGAACTGGTCCTTGAATTTTACAATCAACGTCGCCGAAGAATCGGTGAAGTTGAACCCAATGCAGCGCATAAAGCCTTCACCGAATTGGAGCAAGACTTTGAGGTCATTGTGGTAACTCAAAACATTGACAACCTTCATGAACGAGCAGGCTCATCGAAAGTAGTCCATCTTCACGGAGAAATTACCAAAGCGAGAAGCGCAGCTTTCCCCGAATTAATTTACGATATAGAATACCGAGATATCCAGTTGGGAGACCTGTGTGATAAAGGCCATCAGCTTCGTCCACACATCGTTTGGTTTGGTGAAATGGTTCCCATGCTCGATCATGCTGCGGAGATCATGCAAACGGCAGATATCTTGGTAGTCATTGGTACCTCTTTAAATGTATATCCGGCGGCCAGTTTGGTCAATTATGTGCCCGCCCACTGCACCCGCTATTTGGTGGATCCGAATTTGAGTCAGGAAGAATATGGAAATCAATTTATCGTACGAACTGGCACAGCGGTTGATATAGTACCTGGGTTGGTTAAGGAGCTTTTGGCTCAGAAAGGAAAATGGTAA